In Lonchura striata isolate bLonStr1 chromosome 14, bLonStr1.mat, whole genome shotgun sequence, one genomic interval encodes:
- the TSC22D3 gene encoding TSC22 domain family protein 3 isoform X2, with protein sequence MSTGMYQSPMEVAVYQLHNFSISFFSSLLGGDVVSVKLDNSASGASVVAIDNKIEQAMDLVKNHLMYAVREEVEVLKEQIKELLEKNSQLERENSLLKTLASPEQLEKFQSRLPAEVLCPEEQSPGVAAPAQHSGGSAV encoded by the exons ATGAGCACCGGCATGTACCAGTCCCCCATGGAGGTGGCTGTCTACCAGCTGCACAACTTCTCcatctccttcttctcctccctgCTCGGGGGCGATGTAGTCTCCGTGAAGCTCGACAACAG CGCCTCCGGAGCCAGCGTGGTGGCCATCGACAACAAGATCGAGCAGGCGATG GATCTTGTGAAAAATCATCTGATGTATGCTGTGCGGGAGGAGGTGGAGGTCCTGAAAGAGCAAATCAAGGAACTGTTGGAGAAAAACTCCCAGCTGGAGCGTGAGAACAGCCTCCTGAAGACCCTggccagccctgagcagctggAGAAGTTCCAGTCCCGGCTCCcagcagaggtgctgtgccCTGAGGAGCAGAGCCCCGGGGTGGCTGCCCCGGCCCAGCACTCCGGGGGCTCTGCGGTGTAA